CAAGACTGACTTCACGTCGCGCTGGCGCTCGGAGAAGAGCGGCCCCGTCCTGTGCGACCACTGCATGTCGTCCAACCTGAAGAAGGCCCTGAAGGCAGAGCACACCAACCGGCTGAAGGCAGCCTTCGTCAAGGCCCTGCAGCAGGAGCAGGAGATAGAGCAGCGCATCCTCCATCAGGCCGCCTCCACTGTCTCCAAAACACCCTCTTCCTCTGGGATGAAGAGCGAGCACCAGCAGCATGTGCTGGTGTCACAGCAGTACAAGCAGGCCAGAGCCCATCTTCAGCAGCAGCATAGAGGCACGCCTGTGGCCCGCCACCACTCCTCCATCAAGCAGGTCAGCACTGGGACGCAACACTACACACAACTAACTTGTACGAAAGGGGAAGCTTGTCTGTACATTTTGATACCTTWAAACAGTGGCAACCTTTTTAATTATATTAACACATTGGTTAATTACTAAACGTAAtattttctccctccccctctcagagccctggtcaactgtCCCGTAGTGTACAGCAGGCGGTGGGGTCTCGCGGTGTCAGTCACTCGTTCCCCACATCCTCTCAGCAGCTGCAGAACGCTGTGACGGCGGCCGCGCTGGCCAGCAGGCCAGGTAAGCATGCCATGCGCCCGGCGCAGGGGACAAAGGGCAGCAGCAATAACCCCTCGGCCAACCCCAACGCCTGGAGGAAGCAGACCACCGGGAACTCAGGTAGATGAACCTCTACAGGACAGAGACAAGACCCTGTTCTCACctgcttctctttttctcttcctcctcttctctccctctttctcctcttctctccctccctggcgacCTAAAATACATTCTAGTGTCACAAAAGGTTGTGGAAGGTGCATTATTACCTCAATGAGGTGATTGTatgcttgcctagttaaataaataaatacaaatggggTGACTGTTAGTCTGAGATGTAGATAGGCTTTAGCTAgctgaccctttctctctctttgcctttCCTCTGGTTCTGGATCAGACTCAtttgtgtttttaaaatgtagaatCCATTCATtccaataaaaaaatgtgtgtccTTGATTTTTGCTGTAATGGCTGCAGACAGGCTAAAGGATGGTAGAGGGTGTTTGAGATGTTTCCTGTTTGTGTCCCTGGTTCAAGTCCCGTGTACTCACTGCTGTGGTTGTCGTCTCCTTCCAGGTATGACCATGGCCTATGTGAACCCCAGCCTGTCTGTCAACAAGACCACCACCTCAGCCAACCTGGAGCGCCAGAGAGAGTACCTCCTGGACATGATCCCCTCCCGCTCCATCTCCCAGACAGCCAACACATGGAAATAACACCACCCCTCTATCAACCCTTATTATTAATCTGAATAATAGTCACTCATTATCAATTTAACAAAGGACTCCTCTCTGGAAAACAATATCACATAATCTACCATTGACCAATGAAATAAAAACTAAAACGCACCTCTCCTTATGTTCTCTCCCTCCGCCATCTATCTTCCTGTGAGTCTTCAGTTCTAGTGTGGAGCACTGGTGTTGTACTGGGAGAATACAGGGCTRTGAGAGATGCCACATCCAAAAGGGTGGCATGGACTTAATCAATCTCAAACATTTCTGCTGCCTCCCTTTCCTGGTCAGTTTTGATCTTCACACATTCACACCGAGAGGGAGGGATGTCCCAGTCCAGCTGTGTCTGTGGCTCTGATTGGCTATCCACTGTGAATGATGCGCCTTCATCTCCCCCCTTCTACCTGGGAGAGCCAGGACTGGGTCTCTCTCTGGCCTCAGTGGTAGCCTGGCAGGGCTGGTGGCACAagactgcagacagacagatgtcaTGGCAGGGACTGCGGGTGatgcctcgatcacaccgacggCTTTATTGCATTTTgttacaccagaagtacattcatttccaatggaacgctgcgtttgccttgcagcattgctttgcagaggcagttgcagtgcgttctgtgtggtgcatacgttggatttaacttatgcgtcaaactgtatgcatagacagcttgacagaaatggtagcagaaggtgaatgttgaaattttgttgcacacatatccagatgatgctgcgtactaaTTTGCGCAATGACACTATCGGTGTGATCAAGGTGTGAACCTAGAGGACCATCCAAGGAATACTAAAATAGCTTCAgctttgcaaaaataaaaaatacttttggaAGAAGAACAAAATCTATCCACAGAATAGACTGCCTTGTCTTTGAACCGACGGTGTGCAGAACAGAGGAGCAGCCCGGAGTGTGTCTGGTTATTTTGTATGGCTCAATGTTAGAATATTTTTTGGMTTTTTTTATAAGTCAAAAGATTCTGCTCCCTTCTATTTTGGAACTGGACTCTTTCATGGAGGTCTCTGTTTGTTTGAAAGGTAACGTTACTGTTGAGGTGGTTTTACATCTGTTGGTTTAGTGTTTCATTTTGAAAGACTTTGTTTTCTAAGCTGAAAAAGGATTAAGTAACTAACTTAACTTTTTAATATGTACAAACACGGAACACATTGTGGGAGGATTATTcttgtaaatggtttaaaaaaaactaaaaaactaaaaatgGAGCCTTCCAAAGAAATAGTGCAGCCAAAATGATCCTTTCTttctactcttttttttttttacccttggTGGTCAAAATGGACAGGATGTGCTTTTTTTCCTGAAATGCAAAGGGGGAGGGGAAAGGGACTTCATTTTATGAAGCCATTTTGCTTTTAGTCAGGTTGTGGGGCATTACTTTTCTTACAGACAAATGCTGTCTCTGGGTATATTTATAGGGTCACTAGTTAAGATGTATGCTTATGCCCTCAGTTCCAATGGATCTCCACTTTAGATTATTTTCTTGTGTTTCCAGTGTTTTCTACGCACCCATTCATTGGTCTAAAAAGCTGGACAGCTTTCAGAATGTAGTTATGTGAAACCCTAGAAACATTTATACTTGTATTTGTGTTTTCTTTTACAAGGGAGAGTGTGAGTTATGTCAGATCCCttaattagctagcttgctagcccatCTGGTGGAAAGGCCAGCGGTATTGCATTTATATAGGTGGTGCAGTACAGGGTAAGAAAGTGTTGAAATATGCACCATGCTTACAAAGCTCCCTCTCAGAAGGAATAAGACGGTGCTGTGTCAGTATGAGGTCTTATGAGGTCGAGCTTCTGTATCCAAACATGGTTCAGAGCTACACAACAGTTCAGTGGCCTAATAGAAATTAAACTGAAAGGAAATGATCAAACAATGCTTTGAATTTAGGTTCTATCTTGTGCTGCCacaatttctttttttctcttctttaaaaaaaaatgtggagtACATGCTTTCCCCTGATTAATACGTTTAACACTGatagcagtgtgtgtggtgttccagACCTCCGGATAAACCaagtgtgtttgttaacaatgaGACACCGTAAGTGTTAATAAAGTGCTGGTTCATACAGCAACTCCCCAGCTTGTCCTTTTCATATGAATCCCATTGTTTTCTGTAACCACCAAGTTATTTGGCTGATCTCCCATTGTTATAGATTTGgtcctttttttcttctcataCCTACCCTATTATTAGATTTCAGAGAGATAAATGGGCTTTCATCTCTAACATATTTGCCATATAGTGGACTACTTAATAGGGCTTTGGGTAAAAGCAGttcactatatggggaatagggtgtcatttgagatttGCTTGTTCATCTTATGGAGACCTGCTCAGAGCCATGATGGTTGGGGTCCTTGGCCTGCGTTCCAGGTAGAGGTCTCGATCATTCTCTATAAGTCGCCAAAAGGCTGTATTAGCATGcacagcgccattgagggcttccaccattttaatgtagtcaactcaGTGGGACTTCCAACTTAATTGGCTAATCCCTCCTGGTGacatgtccaaccgggtcatcaggagggatcagctaaTCGTGAAGAAAataaattgactacttcaaaatggagatagcatgggcagcaccattgaggctgacagacgctataatggcacagatataaagatgagtcctctgtctatctctggtTCCAGGCTGCAGGTGCAGCAGCCATTAGTGTGCTGTCCTGACTACTGCCTGCTGCAGTTTGACGACTAACACCATTCCGTTTTATCTGGGGTGCTAGCACTTTACCATGTAGCGCCTCACCCTAAATTTTTTTCCCCCTATTTGTTTAGAGTTGTTTTCTTGCTCTatcaagtaaaaaataaacaatttaaccGTTCCTTTTTATTCCAGGCTTTGTTGTAGATTGTATAATGTTGATTTGAATGACTTTTCCtgacaattattttaatgatttttGTAGGCCTATACAAAAACTAATTGAATTACCTTGTTTAATTATAACATGATCAGGCTTATTGTCCTGCTATATAAAACGTCATCAGGGATTTAGTATTTGTTTTACCACTCACATACGTCATTGAAATTGCCCAAGAGTTACCATAGATTTAGTGATCAGATGTTTGGGTCTTAGTTACTTTCAAACAGTATATGGAAAAGGGCAGTACAACTGTCGTGATATCTTGGAAATCCATCAAATAGGTGCAGCAGCACATCTATTCATAAATGATCTAAAGGCATGATATAGAATCTACATGTTCCATCAATAGTAAGACCGCATAGGTGTGCGTAAAATACTCGCCAGTTTGGAGGTACGTGATGGGCGTCTGGTCATGCCGCTCCAAAGCAGAGTATCTTTCCACTTGCCGTGCGTTCTTGGGTTCGCTTTATGAGCATGTTTCTGGCTCAAGGTAAGAGACCTGCGACTCTGTGCTCGACATTTTGAAGCTGTGGGTGTCGTGTGTACCTGTGTAGACAACGCGGCCAGTGCATCTGTCATCCTTTTTGATTTACAGGTGTAAACGAACCTCCAGATATTGTTACCATAGAATTAGACTGTTCTGTTTCAACAGGACAGTTGTCAGGTTAACAGTTAATCAGTGAACGGGTTGCTCCATGTGTGTTGATTATGAATGGCAGAAAAAAGTAGGCTAGGCAAAGTAGCCAGACCAACGAACTATTGattgttttacttttagattgCAGCGTTTTTGGTCTCCCGAGTATACTTATACCATTATATTGTTTGAGAGATTATAAAATCACTGTCTGTGATGAATAGGCTACATGTGGATAGCATATTATCAATAGGCTAGACCTACAATATTTCCAGCAGCTGATCGCTAATAACRTTTATTAGCCTACATGGGGAACAAACGAAAGTCAAGAGATTTTAAATTGCACATGATTTAATCACTCACATTGTCCTGGCCTCTTGCTTATTGCAACCAAGACTGCTCTGCCACCTGTTGGATTGTCGGGCGGTTAGAAGGACTGAACTGCATCAGATAGGCAATTAACTGCTGGCATGGCTCTTCCACGGTGACGTCGTCCGGGTAGACCAAGGCCTTGCGCTGAGCCCGCGGGAGTTTGCTGACATTGGAATCGTCGTACGGCATACACCCAGTGACCATGACATAGAGAATCACACCCAAGCTCCACACATCATATTTCTTAGGGTCGTATGGAACTCCGAGGAGTACCTCCGGTGGGGCGTAGGCCGCTGAACCACAGTAGGTGCTGCTCAGCTCAGGGTAGCCCATAGCAAACCTCCCAAAACCAAAGTCTGTGATCTTCACCTGGTTGTCCCTAGTCAGCAGCACATTCTCACATTTCATGTCTCGATGGACGATGTTGTTTTGATTGAGATAGTTCACAGCGCTGACAATCTGTGAAAACATGGTCTTGGCCTGGGCTATGGGGATGGAATTGACCTCTTGGATTTTTTGGAGAAGATCCGTCGCTGCCGCCTCCATCACTATGTATAGTCGGCCGTTGCAAACCTCGATGAATTCGTGCACATGTACAATATTGGTATGTCTCACTCCCCTCAAAAGTGTCAGCTCCCTGGGTAGAAACTTGTGGACGAAGTCGTGGGGAGCCTTTTTGCGGTCCACAATTTTTATGGCCACCTCAGAATTGTGTTTCTGGGAGCTGGCTAATTTCACTTTGGAGTAGCTTCCCTCGCCGATTGTTGCTCCCAACTTGTAGCCCATCTCGCGCAGAACTTTCTCTGTGTACATTTTCAAAAAGGTATGGTTGACTTACTGCTCTTCAAAATTTgtcttgctgctgctgctccatcaGGGCATACACCCCGAGTGGTCACAAGCTCTTCGACCAATTTGAGGAACGTTAAGATGTTTCTCAGGTGGCGGTGACAACGTTGTGATATACTAGATACACTTATTGATAAGGTCACGGGCGTGTTAGCGCTTGCATTATGACGACATTGTGACAAACCCTGACGGCATTCTGAGGGTCGCTCAGCTTCAGTGGCAGGCCTAGGCTACTGTAGTCCTCTCTTACAGTACTATATTCCTGTTATGATTTATTGTATCTGAACAATAACTAGATTTCTATCACCTTATTTGGACTATTTAGCTGTATGAAATTAAACAAAATGACAGTCCTATTCCATCATCTAGAGTAGACTTCCGATAATTGAATACTGTTGGCTGTAATGTCTTCATATGACCTTACGATGGCAGACTGCACCAAGAATTTCCTTCGCCTTatccacgtctctctctctcaatatactGGTACAGCTGTTTGGGGATTATTTTTAACAAGGGCTTACATAACTCAATAGGAGGAACAAAAAGGATGTAGTCCAATCTAAATTTACCTTAAAATTGGTTTCCAGAAGAGTGTCCTCCCATTGTCCTGTCACTCACCACTCTACAAACTGACCAAAAAAACMGACCTTTCAATTGTTCATAAAATGAGCAGACTTCATAAAGCAGGCCTGCTAGAACGCTGAACAAACAGGCTAGAATGTTGAGCGCAGCACTGACCTTTTCTGAAGAATGTGAgctattgtttgttaacatgacCCAGTTAGGAGCTGCAGCTATTGGCAAGAGTTGTGCGaatgaactgtactgtattaaaTTTTGCTTATGGAGGTTGTTCGTGTGTCTGTGTCATACACTTGCATGcataatgtgtgtatgtgtgctgttggggattTCCCATAATTTTTTAAAAACGTCTCTTTGATGCTTTAAACCCATTTAAACCTGATGTCAAATCCCCTCTATTTAAAGTTTCAGGCAATGCAGATGAAACCATAAATGAATTAAATGCAATACATTTATCTGGTATTttagaatatactgtacatatgaccTTGTGAATGTTATATTATGCTCAATGCCAGAATAATTAGAATGGTACATATTTGCTATCTAAATCCATATGCATTTCCTGCCTCTATAAAGTGATTGGCATTGTTATTATCTGTGAGTGCCACTTACAGAGCTTTGAGTCATTCCCCACTCTGCTCCCGTTTCTCCACAGAGGGTTTGTTGGTTCAGCCACTTTCTGGCTGACTGAGCTGCTATGACTCACCGGAGGCTGGGCCAATAAGCTGGCTACTCCCGTGTCTCCCTGCCTCTTAATTGGCTGCCTCTTCTAGAGAAGGGCTACTGATACAAACAGCTAGCCGgtttcatcagagagagagagagagagagagagagagagagagaggaaggttctGAGTGGGAGATAgcaggcagtgagagagagaacgagagagtgtATTCTGTAAAGCATTGCAACTCATTCTTCCCTTCTTCTTCTGTGCTGAATCCTCCCAGGCTGACAAGATGAACCACAGCTCGACTGAACCGGCGGAGACCATCGAGCCCCTGCGCTATCTCAGGTAGGCACCAACAAAATCAGGACAACACAGCTATTCCTGCTCTCAATTCACTTAAATTCTCCAATACCCTCTGGCAGTAGTTTACAACTTTTATTATGGCTTGTGAACTCTGTTTTGCACATCCTGCTTATAAATATGAGCTGACCTTTGATCGCTGATGGCGTATGAGCTCTTGTGCATGTTTTTATGCTGTAGACATAAAGTTGGGTGTGTGACGCAGTTTTTCCATCCAGAGAGGTTCTCTGTGTAGAGACAGGTGTCCAGAGCAGTCCTGCCAGCGGCTGCATTCATTCACCTTACTTTTATGCAACAGATAACGGAACCTGTCGCACCAACTCATGTTTCTATCTCTGCCCTCCGCATCACAGTCTAtttgtgggtgcgtgtgtgtgaaagagagagcaaaCAAGACAGTCTGAGAAAGAGATAAGGGTCTCAAATCAAGGCTGCAATGACACCTGCTGGTGCTTGATTTTTCTGCCTGCCTGTCAGGTACTGTTGAGGAGCAGGATGTGTAATCACCTGCCGGAGATCCCCTGTCTGTCTAAGACAGAAGACAAAGTTccaggctgatttgtaattaCCTACACTCTGTGTTGGAATGAAAGATGATGATGGATAAGATAAACgtgtgtccacaaacttttggctCCATATTGTGACTTGACACAGAGGATGCCTAGGCTACAGTGCATAGGTAGGGCTATAGAGGTGTTGCATGAGCAAATCCCCTAGGATAATGTATTCTATAATTTACATTATAATTAATAAATATATGGATTGTTTTGAATATATGAATATCAAATGGTTTCTCTAAAGACAATTTGCATACATTGATCTTTGCGCATTGCTTTTAgtacatgtttattttattttttatttcacctttatttaaccagataggccagttgagaacaagttctcatttacaactgcgacctggtgtTGATATCGATTAGACTCCGGCAGAGACtaaggaacccccccccccccaaaaaaaaaacagaaatccatTGTAGAAAATCTGCTGCGAGTGTTCTAGCTAGggccattctctctcctccttatttCCTCCTTAGCGGGATCAAGATGCCTGATTGAATTATAATGACTGTTTCTGTGATTGAGTCAgctattcatgtgtaattcaGTGTTGTTATGCTGACCATGTCCCTGCTGCCATCCTAATGTCATTTCGTCACTTGTAAATCGGCCCTGTTAGTTAATCAGTCCATTACATAACACCATGACAATGGTACCTGGCGGTTGGCAACACAGCAGGTTGCACTCAGCCACGTCCTCATAGTCCACACAGAGAGGTCTTGTTCCTCTATCTATAGAGCAGGAGGCAGCTTAGCACTGCCAAAATAGGTGTTTTGAAGGGGCTTCTCCTCACACATACAGGCTTGCGCGAACACACGCtgcacatacatagacacatacacgcagagacacacactaacacaaatgcgcacacacactgactgacacatACTGGCATCTAAGCACCATGCAGTCAGTGAGGAACATGGTCAATTACATGGTGTTGGATAGAACACAATGGGGATATTACAGGCTTAATCTATGGATGCTGGGGAGATTTCTACCCTCCCTGTCACTGTCACACCCCTGTGTCCGGTCTTTATGTCCTGATGGCCTGTCACACTGTCACCAGCCTTGATAGCTATGGCTCATTCATATGCATTACCAACATACattctatttgtattcatttgtatgTATTAGCCTGGCATGAAACATATGAGGTTGGTCTGTCACTGTCACCGCTACTGGCCTGATACACACTGactgaaagtatgtggacacctgctggtcgaacatctcattcccaaatcatggtcattaatatggagttggtcccccctttgctactataacagcctccactcttctgcgaaggctttccactagatgttggaacattgctgcggggacttgcttccattcagccacgagcattagtgaagtcgggcactgatgttgggtgattaggcctggcttgcagtcggcgttccaattcatcccaaaggtgttcgaaggggttgaggtcagggctctgtgcaggccagtcaagttcttccacaccaatcttgacaaatatttctgtatggacctcgctttgtgcaagggggcattgtaatgctgaaacaagaaaaggcattatgcattggggcaggtagcgccaaacccagattcgtccgtcgtactgccagatggtgaagcgtgattcatcacttcagagaacacgtttccagtgctccagagtccaattgcgtcaagctttacaccactccagccgacgcttggcattgcacatggtgatcttaggcttgggtGCGGCTGCTCaggcatggaaacccatttcatgaagctcccaccgaacagttcttgtgctgaagttgcttccagaggcagtttggaactcggtagtgagtgatgcaaccgaggacagacgatttttacgcatttcagtggtcccgttctgtgcgcttgtgtggcctaccacttcacggctgagcccttgttgctccttgacgttcccaattcacaataacagcacttacagttgaccggggcaMctctagcagggcagaaatttgatgaactgacttgttggaaaggtagcatcctatgacagtgccacgttgaaagtcactgagctcttcagtaaggccattctactgccaatgtttgtctaaggagattgcatggctgtgtgctcatatttatacaccagtcagcaacgggtgtgactgaaatagccggaTCCACTaaggggtgtcaacatacttttgtatatatagtgtagctgaCAGCCGATTGATATGCATTACTTGCCATGCTGTATTCATTTTGTCTGCATTAGCATGTAATGAACTAGACTAGTGAGGTTGGTTTACATTATCCTCACATTCACTGGTGTCAGTCTTTCAGCCTCAGAGTAATGTTGTCTCAACATTGTCCATGTCCCCTATGGTAAACCTAATTGCAACTCTTTCTAACACACTCATTGTAATGAGTCCTGTAGTGCCACTGTGCCACTGCCTTCCAGACGTGAGCCTCATAGAGTAGAGAATTACCCTGGAGAGAGAGCTCCAGTCTCACTGATCTCCCCTGGTTGTTTGCTGCCTGTGCATGATAATGCTGTTAATTAAGCTATATGAAGCCAGTAACAGATTACAC
This window of the Salvelinus sp. IW2-2015 linkage group LG16, ASM291031v2, whole genome shotgun sequence genome carries:
- the LOC111976022 gene encoding testis-specific serine/threonine-protein kinase 6 is translated as MYTEKVLREMGYKLGATIGEGSYSKVKLASSQKHNSEVAIKIVDRKKAPHDFVHKFLPRELTLLRGVRHTNIVHVHEFIEVCNGRLYIVMEAAATDLLQKIQEVNSIPIAQAKTMFSQIVSAVNYLNQNNIVHRDMKCENVLLTRDNQVKITDFGFGRFAMGYPELSSTYCGSAAYAPPEVLLGVPYDPKKYDVWSLGVILYVMVTGCMPYDDSNVSKLPRAQRKALVYPDDVTVEEPCQQLIAYLMQFSPSNRPTIQQVAEQSWLQ